One window of the Chryseobacterium camelliae genome contains the following:
- the porQ gene encoding type IX secretion system protein PorQ, with amino-acid sequence MKKIIFFSLFLSGIVSYAQTGTNVYPFLNIPVSARQAALGGDAITIRDYDVSFAIANPALLNRDSDKQLSVNAASYLADSKYGTIAFAKDFENGHMATINARYMNYGDIPRTDESGFENGSFSASDVAVGAGYAYQFEEDWTIGGGINFITSKIDNFSSSAISGTAGVTYHNKKNREVASVVFRNFGYQFKSFNGIRENLPFRIDLGYTRTLTAIPLAITITAHDLQQFDISSQYNVNGQEVNVGRKIADHFSLGAELFPDKGFNIRLGYNVRRGNEMAIADQRNFSGISGGFGIKISKFRLDYAHVRYHNASNVNQIGISVDLSGHRGE; translated from the coding sequence TTGAAGAAAATTATCTTTTTTTCATTATTTCTGTCAGGAATTGTTTCTTATGCACAAACAGGAACAAATGTCTATCCTTTCTTAAATATCCCTGTCTCTGCACGGCAGGCAGCTCTTGGCGGCGACGCTATCACCATCCGGGACTATGACGTTTCATTTGCCATTGCCAACCCGGCCCTTCTTAACCGGGATTCAGACAAGCAGCTTTCCGTGAATGCAGCATCGTATCTTGCAGATTCCAAGTACGGGACGATTGCTTTTGCAAAGGATTTTGAGAATGGCCATATGGCTACGATAAATGCCCGGTACATGAACTACGGCGACATTCCCAGAACAGATGAAAGCGGTTTTGAAAACGGATCATTCTCTGCATCCGATGTGGCTGTAGGTGCCGGATACGCCTACCAGTTTGAGGAAGACTGGACCATCGGGGGAGGCATTAATTTTATTACTTCAAAAATTGATAATTTCTCCTCTTCAGCCATTTCGGGAACTGCAGGGGTTACCTATCATAATAAAAAGAACAGAGAAGTTGCATCGGTGGTATTCCGGAACTTCGGGTATCAGTTCAAATCCTTTAACGGAATCCGTGAAAACCTTCCGTTCAGGATCGATCTCGGATACACACGGACATTGACAGCGATACCATTGGCTATCACCATCACTGCACATGATCTCCAGCAGTTTGATATTTCCTCTCAGTACAATGTCAACGGACAGGAAGTGAATGTCGGGAGAAAGATCGCTGACCATTTTTCTTTGGGAGCCGAGCTGTTCCCGGACAAAGGTTTCAACATACGCCTCGGGTATAATGTAAGGAGAGGAAACGAAATGGCCATTGCCGACCAGAGGAATTTCTCAGGAATTTCAGGAGGCTTCGGAATCAAGATCTCGAAATTCCGCCTGGATTATGCCCACGTACGGTACCATAACGCATCTAACGTCAACCAGATCGGTATCTCTGTTGACCTGAGCGGCCACAGGGGAGAATAA
- the pyrH gene encoding UMP kinase produces the protein MKYKRILLKLSGEALMGNRQYGIDNDRLQEYAAEIKKVVDKGCEIAIVIGGGNIFRGVAGAAKGMDRVQGDYMGMLATVINGMALQGALEDAGIKTRLQSAIEMDKVAEPFIKRRAVRHLEKGRVVIFGAGTGNPYFTTDTAATLRAIEIDANVILKGTRVDGIYDSDPEKNENAVKYNSLSFDEVFEKNLKVMDMTAFTLSHENKLPIIVFDMNKAGNLEKIVEGENVGTLVDL, from the coding sequence ATGAAATACAAAAGAATCCTTCTGAAACTGAGTGGTGAAGCGTTAATGGGAAACCGACAATACGGTATTGACAATGACAGGCTACAGGAATATGCGGCGGAAATAAAAAAAGTTGTGGACAAAGGCTGTGAGATAGCCATCGTAATCGGAGGAGGAAATATATTCCGCGGTGTAGCGGGAGCAGCCAAGGGAATGGACAGGGTACAGGGTGATTATATGGGCATGCTGGCTACCGTGATCAACGGAATGGCATTACAGGGAGCCCTTGAAGATGCCGGAATCAAAACCCGCTTACAGTCTGCCATCGAAATGGACAAAGTAGCTGAACCGTTCATCAAAAGACGTGCGGTAAGACACCTTGAAAAAGGAAGAGTGGTGATTTTCGGAGCCGGTACCGGGAACCCGTATTTTACTACTGACACGGCTGCAACACTGCGTGCTATCGAGATCGATGCCAATGTCATCCTTAAAGGAACCCGTGTGGACGGAATCTATGACAGCGACCCTGAAAAGAATGAAAACGCCGTAAAATACAATTCTCTTTCTTTTGACGAAGTATTCGAGAAAAACCTTAAAGTGATGGATATGACCGCCTTTACTTTAAGCCACGAAAATAAGCTTCCGATCATTGTATTTGATATGAATAAGGCAGGAAATCTTGAAAAAATTGTAGAAGGAGAGAATGTTGGTACTTTAGTTGACCTATAA
- the frr gene encoding ribosome recycling factor — protein sequence MEELDLILESVKQDMEAAVKHLEHAFQRIRAGRASTNMVQDVMVEYYGAMTPINQVANVSVPDAMTISIQPWDRSAINAIEKAIINSNLGFAPSNNGENIILNVPPLTEERRRDLAKQAKGEVEQTKVTIRNARQDGLKELKRLEGVSEDVVKGVEADIQELTDKYVKLCDDHLKTKEAEIMKV from the coding sequence ATGGAAGAATTAGATCTTATATTAGAATCTGTAAAACAGGATATGGAAGCTGCTGTAAAGCACCTGGAACACGCTTTTCAGCGCATCAGAGCCGGAAGAGCATCCACGAATATGGTGCAGGATGTAATGGTTGAATATTATGGTGCCATGACACCGATCAACCAGGTAGCCAACGTTTCCGTTCCGGATGCTATGACGATTTCCATTCAGCCTTGGGACAGAAGTGCAATCAACGCCATTGAAAAAGCCATCATCAATTCCAATTTAGGCTTTGCTCCTTCCAATAACGGAGAAAATATCATCCTAAATGTACCGCCTTTAACGGAGGAAAGAAGAAGGGATCTGGCAAAACAGGCTAAAGGAGAAGTGGAACAGACCAAAGTAACCATCAGAAATGCAAGACAGGACGGTCTTAAAGAACTGAAAAGACTGGAAGGTGTTTCTGAAGATGTGGTTAAGGGAGTGGAAGCGGATATCCAGGAACTTACTGACAAATATGTTAAGCTTTGCGA